The Parasteatoda tepidariorum isolate YZ-2023 chromosome X2, CAS_Ptep_4.0, whole genome shotgun sequence genome includes a region encoding these proteins:
- the LOC107450582 gene encoding probable cyclin-dependent serine/threonine-protein kinase DDB_G0292550: MPGSLLLGADTYSDVSEYSGRSLDSKIGGKKVSFNKAVRVKQYPWKPDVDVATSEHLTLPSNRFWFKVYKNKHDTPVSYDYSTATSKQNNWEEESMECIHDSLAPIAEVDDQEIETSPKHTNNTISERNGYERSDDFNDYNGSYKSYDYQPIDPPVDYFDEMRLTSNRGMNGARRVWGENDLKNDRPSYDPNPSNISSQWNGNGYHRQPDKIDENSENSYSMSMSDINGLPRSSFRNDFATRRSMRRLDNSDGFTTRGRRSRSHDEYMDNDSRFKHLKKADKAVSTDDLNNGNVLISPSNRFFKGSRDIATQCHLTLTRNKSQSSFNNLNMSSTSQANSHISNTERLKNFTPQRPRLNFINESNSVATSPKKDYSLEKVSSIIRTRTNSPKSNDFSAQTGHNYKQYGHESEFHNNTNSANLKPLARTENNIATIMQNQANRTFNRFNPRSESIIDTKSNRENTNRFVSSKEPNSTGFNRFNLRSDSTIDTKSNRENSNRFASSKEPNNTGFNRFNPRSDSTIDTKSNRENSNRFVSSKEPNNTGFTRFNPRNELKPIDTKNNRENTNRHDAARETNGVGYLRGHQIPLSEVNTNTNRKFMGRSNGQLNQNHISRKIDENQSMVKLPSVSTKPDLQSSKGFQTKRYLSPPNNHERRSFRNGSNSAKSYASEGDSSMIDWSLSGFQLASKPENGLNSVSDSEYTVHRRPPLLMYIPGVSHHDRPAIEDDRLSALSDISRSELNDGLSSLAGSSRDRSVIGDLRRRQSMREGKSKWLKWRSKS; encoded by the coding sequence ATGCCTGGTAGTTTACTATTAGGTGCAGATACTTATTCTGATGTATCCGAATATTCAGGAAGAAGCCTTGATTCTAAAATTGGAGGCAAAAAAGTGAGCTTTAATAAAGCAGTTCGAGTCAAGCAGTATCCATGGAAACCAGATGTGGATGTTGCTACCTCTGAACATTTAACCTTACCGAGTAACAGATTTTGGtttaaagtatacaaaaacaAACACGACACTCCAGTTTCCTATGATTATTCAACAGCAACGTCGAAACAAAACAACTGGGAGGAAGAAAGTATGGAGTGTATTCATGATTCTCTTGCACCAATTGCTGAAGTAGATGATCAAGAAATAGAAACAAGCCCAAAACATACTAATAACACAATCTCAGAAAGAAATGGATATGAACGAAGTGATGATTTCAACGATTACAATGGATCCTACAAGAGTTATGATTATCAACCGATAGACCCTCCTGttgattattttgatgaaatgcGTTTAACTTCAAACAGAGGTATGAATGGTGCCAGGCGAGTCTGGggagaaaatgatttaaaaaatgatcgtCCCAGTTATGATCCGAATCCCTCGAATATTTCCAGCCAGTGGAATGGCAATGGTTATCACAGACAACCTGATAAGATTGATGAAAACTCcgaaaattcatattcaatgtCCATGTCCGATATTAATGGGCTTCCTCGTTCTAGCTTTAGAAACGATTTTGCTACAAGACGATCGATGCGAAGATTGGACAATTCAGATGGCTTTACGACCCGAGGAAGGAGATCCAGGTCTCATGACGAATACATGGATAACGATAGCAGGTTTAAGCATCTTAAAAAAGCCGATAAAGCTGTGTCCACTGATGATTTGAATAACGGCAATGTACTTATTAGTCCaagtaatagattttttaaaggaagcaGAGATATTGCTACGCAGTGTCATTTGACATTAACTCGAAATAAAAGCCAGTCCTCCTTTAATAATCTCAATATGTCTTCCACTTCTCAAGCAAATTCCCACATAAGCAACACTGAAAGACTTAAAAACTTCACACCGCAAAGGCCTAGACTTAACTTTATCAACGAATCAAATAGTGTTGCAACAAGTCCTAAGAAAGATTATTCCTTAGAAAAAGTATCGAGCATAATTCGCACCCGTACGAACTCACCTAAATCAAATGACTTCTCGGCACAAACAGGACACAATTACAAGCAATACGGTCACGAGTCAGAATTCCACAATAACACAAATAGCGCTAATTTGAAGCCTTTAGCACGAACAGAAAACAACATAGCGACCATCATGCAAAATCAGGCTAATAGAACATTTAATAGATTCAATCCAAGAAGTGAATCAATAATAGATACTAAGAGCAATCGAGAAAATACCAATCGCTTTGTATCTTCAAAGGAACCAAACAGTACTGGATTCAATAGATTCAATCTAAGAAGCGATTCAACAATAGATACTAAGAGCAATCGAGAAAATAGCAATCGGTTTGCTTCTTCAAAAGAACCAAACAATACTGGATTCAATAGATTCAATCCAAGAAGTGATTCAACAATAGATACTAAGAGCAATCGAGAAAATTCCAATCGATTTGTATCTTCAAAAGAACCAAACAATACTGGATTCACTAGATTCAATCCAAGGAATGAGTTGAAACCAATTGATACAAAGAACAACAGAGAAAACACCAATCGTCATGATGCAGCGAGAGAAACAAACGGTGTTGGATATCTTCGGGGACATCAAATACCATTGAGTGAAGTAAACACAAATACAAATCGCAAATTCATGGGCAGAAGTAACGGCCAATTGAACCAAAACCACATATCTCGTAAAATTGACGAGAACCAAAGCATGGTAAAACTTCCAAGTGTATCTACAAAACCTGATTTACAGTCATCAAAAGGTTTCCAGACAAAGAGATATCTTTCTCCTCCAAATAACCACGAACGAAGAAGTTTTAGAAACGGTTCTAACTCAGCCAAGAGTTACGCCAGTGAAGGTGATAGTTCTATGATAGATTGGTCGCTATCAGGTTTTCAATTGGCTTCAAAACCTGAGAATGGTTTAAATTCCGTTTCAGATAGTGAGTATACTGTACATAGGCGACCACCACTGCTTATGTATATACCAGGGGTAAGCCATCATGACCGGCCAGCAATCGAAGACGATCGGTTGTCAGCTTTAAGTGATATTTCTCGATCGGAGTTGAATGACGGTTTAAGCTCACTTGCTGGTTCATCAAGAGACAGAAGTGTTATTGGTGATTTGCGAAGAAGACAATCAATGAGAGAGGGAAAATCAAAATGGCTAAAATGGAGATCCAAAAGCTAA